Below is a window of Enterobacter kobei DNA.
GTCTTTGCGGGTCAGCGTCACGTTCAGACGCTCATAGGTGATCTGGTTCTGGGTCATGGTGATGTCGACCAGCTTGCGCCACATCTCACGGCAGTATTCATCGCCGCTTTGCAGCTTCACCACGTAGTTACGCGCGCGCTCGGCAAAGGCGGCGTCGGCGTCGTAATGGGTCTTGGCGGCGCGGTAGAACTCTTCCAGATCGGCCAGCGCCATTTCACCGGCGTTTTCCTGCTGCTTCAGCTCCAGGAAGGCGATCAGCATACCGAACTGAGTACCCCAGTCGCCGACGTGGTTGGCGCGGATCACATTGTGACCAAGGAACTCCAGCGTACGCACAGACGCATCGCCGATAATGGTCGAGCGCAGGTGGCCGACGTGCATCTCTTTGGCGACGTTAGGCGCGGAGTAATCGACAACCACGGTTTGCGGCGCAGGGCGGGAGACGCCAAGGCGATCGGACGCCAGCGCCTGATCGACCTGGGCTGCCAGAAATGCAGGCTCGAGGAAAATGTTGATAAAGCCAGGTCCGGCGATTTCCACTTTGCTGGCAATGCCGCTGAGATCGAGATGAGTCAGCACCTGCTCTGCAACTTGTCGTGGCGGCATGCCCAGTTTTTTCGCAACGGCCATCACGCCATTAGCCTGATAGTCGCCAAACTGTACTTTTGCTGACTGACGAACCTGCGGTTCGCAATCCGCAGGCGCACCTGCGGCAATCAGTGCCTGACTGACTTTTTCTGAGAGAAGAGCCTGAATATTCACCGTGATACCTTTGGTTAATGGCGCAGCGCGTAAGGGCTGGCTGCGCCCGGATGTTGATCATCAAAGGCGGGAGTATACTGCAATTGGCCCGTGCAGTCAGCCCTGCGACCGGGTGCAGAATGCGCAAATAAACTGCCACAGATCCATGAATAATCATTCAGTTGCCAGCCTGGTGAATCAGCGGTTGGTAAGCCACCGGCAACAAGGTAAATTAGCGGTTTTACGACCCGTGAAAGGCAATGATGATGGCAGACTGGCAGACAATTGATGAACTGCATGATATTTCCGCGGATTTACCGCGCTTCACCCAGGCGTTAACAGAACTTGCCACCCGGCTGGGTCTGGATATTGCCCCCCTTGATGCCGATCACATTTCCCTGCGCTGTCATCAAAATGCCACCGCCGAACGCTGGCGGGCCGGTCTTGAACAGTGTGGCGAGCTACTTAGCGAAACGCTGATCAACGGACGGCCCATCTGCTTGTTTACCCTGCACGAGCCGGTGAGGGTGGCGCACTGGCAGTTCAGGGTGGTGGAACTGCCGTGGCCGGGGGAGAAGCGCTATCCCCACGAAGGCTGGGAGCATATCGAAATCGTGCTGCCAGGCGATCCGGAAAGCCTGAACGCCCGGGCGCTGGCATTGCTGGCAGACGAGGGTCTGAGCCAGCCGGGCATTTTTGTGAAAACCAGCTCCCCGAAAGGAGCGCGCGAGCGTCTGCCGAATCCGACGCTGGCGGTCACTGACGGCAAGGTGACGATCAAATTCCATCCCTGGTCGATTGAGGACATCGTCGCCAGCGAACGCTAACCCCGGCATTTAAGGAGAAAACCGTGGCATTACTGGAAATCTGTTGTTACAGCGAAGAGAGCGCAATCGTTGCCGAGCAGCACGGCGCGGATCGCATTGAACTGTGCGCCGCACCGAAAGAGGGCGGTCTTACTGTTTCGTATGGCGTGCTAAAACGCGTACGGCAAAGCGTGACCATTCCGGTGCATCCGATTGTGCGTCCGCGCGGCGGGGATTTTTGCTACAGCGAGGCAGAATTCAGCGCCATGCTGGAAGACATCGCGCTGATCAAATCCCTCGGCTATCCGGGGGTGGTGACGGGCGTGCTGGATGAAGACGCTAACGTGGATATACCGCGCATGCGGCAAATAATGGACGCGGCGGCAGGCATGGCGGTCACTTTTCATCGTGCTTTTGATATGTGTCAAAAACCGCTCGAAGCGTTTGAAAAGCTGGCAGATTTAGGTGTGGCGCGCATCCTTACATCGGGTCAACAGGCGTCGGCGGAGCAAGGACTTTCATTAATTACGGAACTAAAAGCACAATCCGGTGTTCCAATCATTATGGCCGGTGCGGGTGTACGCCCTTCCAACCTTGAACGGTTTCTCGACGCGGGTATCGCGGAGGTTCACAGTTCAGCGGGAAGGTGGACGCCATCACCAATGCGTTATCGTCATTCAGGATTGTCGATGTCTTCGGATGCCAGCGCGGATGAATATTCCCGTTATGGCGTTGATGGCGACGCGGTTTCTGAGATGAAAGCGATGATCGCCCGTCATCGCTTTTGTTAACCCTTTTTACCGCGCATCATGTCGCCCAATGTGATGCTTGCTTGTACCAGGCCCCTGCAATTTCAACAGGGGCCTTTTTTTGCGCAAATTTTGGGTTACCGGGTGGCGCTGCGCTTACACCGGCCTACATGCTGCGCATGACTGGAAAAGAGGTAAAGTTAACATGTAGGCCCGGCAAGCTTGCGCCGCCGGGCGTCCGACACAAGGTCACGGCTTACGGGCGATTAATACCGCACGCTGCGGAGCAGGGTAACCTTCCACCGTTTTGCTGGCATCAAGCGGGTCGAGGAACTCGGCCAGCGATTCGGTGATCATCCAGTCCGTGCGGCGCTGCTCCTCAACGGACGTCACGCTGACGTCGGCGATACGCACATCCACAAAACCGCATTTTTCCAGCCAGTTTTTCAATGCCAGCGCCGACGGGATAAAATAGACGTTACGCATTTGCGCGTAACGATCGCCCGGTACCAGCACGGCGTTTTCATCCCCTTCGATCACCAGCGTTTCCAGCACCAGCTCGCCGTCTTTTACCAGCTGATCTTTCAGTTGCCACAGATGCTCCAGCGGGGAGCGGCGGTGATAAAGCACGCCCATCGAGAACACGGTATCAAAAGCATTCAACGCTGGTAGCTGCTCAATACCCAGCGGCAGCAGATGCGCGCGTTGATCGTTACCCAGCAGTTTGCGCACGGCTTCGAACTGGCACAAAAAGAGCTGCATCGGATCGATGCCCACCGCCAGATGCGCCCCGGCACCGATCATGCGCCACAGGTGATAACCGCTACCGCAGCCCACGTCCAGAATCGTGCGCCCGGTCAGATCCGACAGATGCGGCAACACACGATCCCATTTCCAGTCGGAGCGCCATTCGGTATTAATGTCCACGCCGTAAAGCGAAAATGGCCCTTTGCGCCACGGCATCAGGTTACGCAGCAGTGTCTCGATGCGTCTGATTTGCCCATCGCTTAACGGTGTTTCGCTTTCGGCGGTCACGCTGTGCAGCAGATCCAGCCGATAGGGCGTCATCTCCGGCAAGAATTCAACGGCGTTATTCCACTGCTTGAACTGGCCGTGCAGGGCTTCGCGCTGCCAGCTGGCGATCTGCGCGGGCAGGGTTTCCAGCCAGTGGGAGAGGTGATTTTTAGCGATGAGCTGATAAAAATTGCCGAACTCGATCATTGCGCATCCCCGGCTTTCAGCGCCACGAGCGAACCAAAGTTAAAGCACTGGAACCAGAGTTCGCTGTGTTCAAAACCGGCCTTGTGAAGACGCGCTTTGTGTGTCTCCACGGAATCCGTCAGCATGACGTTTTCCAGCATGCTGCGCTTCTGGCTGATTTCCAGTTCGCTGTAGCCATTAGCACGCTTGAAGTCGTGATGCATGTTGAACAGCAGTTCGCCCACCTGCGCATCTTCGAAACTGAATTTTTCCGACAGCACCAGCGCGCCGCCGGGAATCAGCCCCTGATAAATGTTATCCAGCAGCGCCTGACGTTCCGCAGGTTCAAGGAATTGCAGGGTGAAGTTCAGCACCACCATCGAGGCATTCTCAATGCGCACCGCACGGATGTCGCCTTCCACGACCTGCACCGGCGTCGGGGCTTTAAAGGCTTCAATATGACGGCGGCAGCGTTCGATCATCGCCGAAGAATTATCAACGGCAATGATTTTACAGCCGTCGTGGGCGATGTTGCGGCGCACCGACAGCGTTGCCGCACCCAGAGAACAGCCCAGATCGTAGACCTGCGTATTCGGCGTGACGAAACGTCCGGCCAGCATGCCGATCATGGAGATGATATTCGAGTAGCCCGGAACGGAGCGCTGGATCATATCCGGGAAGACTTCGGCTACCCGTTCATCAAATGTCCAGTCGCCCAGGCTGGCGATTGGCGCAGAAAAAAGCGTGTCGCGGTGAGGCATAACGTAAAAATCCGAGAAAACAAAAGTGGCGTATTGTGCGCTAATGCAGGGAGAAAACCAACTCCCAGGGCATATACCACAGGTTAGCCAGCACCAGCAGGATAAGCGCACACCAAGTGGCGCTCATGGCGGAACGACGCCAGAAGAACAGGTGATGGTGTAATCCGTAGTAATGCATCAGCCGTCCGCTAACCAGCAGCAGACCGCAAAAGTGTACCATCCAGGTTTCTGCGCCGTTCATTTCCATAAACAGCAGCAGGATCAGGCCGACGGGCAGATACTCCACCGCGTTACCATGTATACGGATCGCCGTTTGCAGTTCGCTATAACCGCCATCGCCGAGGGAAACCCGGTACTGCATGCGTAACCGTACGACATCAATGGAAAACTTCACCAACAGCAAAACGCTCAGCACGGCATACAGCGCGCTAACCATAACAACTCCGTTATAGGGACAAAGATGGCACCCCTCTATGATAGCGCGACTGATTCAGAAAAGAGAGGATTGTTGTGGAATCGACGGGGCGGGGCCAACAGATGGCATTGCCGCGCGCAGAGAGGACCAGAGGGTGTCCACCAGTTCCGGGGCGTGAGCGATATCCGGCGTATGTAAAAACAGCCACGGCGTGCTGTTTTGTTCCCACAGCGGCAGTTTTTGCAGCCAGACGTCGAACAGCGCACGATTTTGTGCCATGTCGTCGCTGCCGATAAAGCGCACCATCGGATCGGATGCAGTGACCACGGCGTGAACCGGCAGCTTTGGCTTTTTACGCTGGGCGTCAATAATGGCCTGATTACTGGGGATCGCGCTGTGTACCGGGCGGCTGTCTAAAATCACCCGGTTAACGCCACGCATATGCAGGCCACGATTGAGTTGGGTTTCTGCCTCGCCTTTGGCGAAGAATTCCGCATGGCGAACTTCCACGCCATAGGTAAAGGCTTTCGGCAAACCGTCCAGGAAGTCCCACAGCGCGGGTAACGCCTGCGGGCCAAAGGTCGCCGGAAGCTGGAGCCAGTACTGGCCCAGGCGATGTTCCAGCGGCGACAGGCGGGTGAAAAACTCCTGCGTTAAATCCTCACAGTTGCGTAGCGCCGCCTGATGGGAAATCGTTGCCGGAAATTTAAAGCAAAAGCGGAAATCGTCATGGGTCTGATCGTGCCAGCGGGCGACGATCTCCGCTTTCGGCAGGGCGTAGAGGGTGGTGTTGCCCTCCACGCAGTTAACATGGCGGGCAACACTAACTAACTTACTGATTTTAAAAATGCTCCACTACTGCCTTGTGGGCGATGGGGCATTGATGGGGCAAAGTCGCCAAGCTTTTGGTTGAGCATCGCTATCTGCTCTGTGCTGCTGTCAGCCATCCAGGCCCCGTACACATTGAACACCATCTGGGCGCTTGCATGGCCCATCTGACTGGCAATGAAGCTGGGGTTTGCGCCAGCCGATAATGACCAGCACGCGTAAGTGTGGCGTGACTGATAAGCCTTCCTGTGCCTTATTCCTGCTCGCTTAACCGCCGCGTCCCAGGAGTCACCTATCGAATCGACCTTATACACAAAACCCACCTGATCGCTGCGCCTGACCAACTGCGGATTAAAGACAAACGTACAGTCGTGCTTCTCCGCACGGCCATATTCGCGCAACTGAACATCAATCTGATGCTGCTTGCCCAGCCTTGTCATTTCAGCCTGGTTTTTCAGTACGCTAACAGCTGGCTCTATCAGGTGGATCACTCTGTTCGTACTGGCATCAGTTTTCGGTAGAGTGAATTCACCCAGTTTCGTATAATTACGGCGGATCGTTATTGTTCCAGCTTTAAGATCGATGTCCTCCCAGGCCAGGGAGAGCAGTTCCCCGTGGCGCACCCCTGTGTATACAGCTAATGACCACAGGTTTTTCGTCTGCTGATGCCGGCATGCATCAATCAGGCGGATAAATTCGTCACGAGTTAGCGGATCGGGTTCTACCCTGGCTTTCTTCAGCGGCTTAATACCTTCAAACGGATTCGCCTCTAAGTAGCCGTGATCAGCCGCAAACTGAAACATTCCGGCGATTGTTGTCATGTAATAATTCACGGTAACAACACTTCGCCCTTTCGCCGGGGTCTTTCCCTTCATTGGCGTCTGGTGACCGGTCAGCAAATCCTTCCTGATGTACAGCAGTTCCTCTTTGGTCACCGAGGCTACCAGCCGACCCCATCCGATCCTCGGCACTACATTTCTTACGACCGACTCATAGCGATTGAGGGCGTTCGAAGAAATTTCCATCTTTTTCAGATCCAGCCACTTGTCTTCAAGTTCTTTCACTGTGATTTCTTTCTTACCCACCCCAAAAGTTTTGAGGTGAGGTGATTCGGGAAACTGTGCCGCATAGTCGAACGTCCCTGTGCGGATTGCGAAGCAGACTGATGTTCGCAGTTCCCCGGCGATCTTCCTGTTCTTTATAGTGTCAGGGACACCGAGGTTTTCCCTGACACGTTTACCTTTATAACTAAACCAGATGCGCAAAGAGCCACCGTGGTTTTCGACGCCTGTCGGATATATGGCTTTAACCATCGTTCCCTCCCGACGCCCAAGAGCGATGTGAGCTTACCTTTTTCATGGTATCAAATCACCCAGGTTGTTTATTTCTGAGCGAGGCAACCCACGCATCTACTGCCTTGCGGTTATACATACACTCGCTGGATGGTTTCGGATTGCCATCCGGGGAAACATGAATATATTCCCGCCCAACCATCCAGCATTCTTTTCTGGCCCGGAGGATGGTCCCCGGCTTCAGCCCGGTCACCGTGATAAGAACACTCTCGCAAACCCACTCGTTAGGCGCTAACTGAATCACTTCTTGCATAGTTACCTCCACTTAGCCCGGCTGCACCCGGGCGTGAATCAATACTGCTGGTGGTTGAAATCATCTTCGCTCTTGCTTTATTGCATACAGCTTGGTTCCCGGCTCTACATTAAAGTCCAGCCAGCGGAAATCGACGTTCCGCTCATGGTTTGGGTGGTTCCTGGCCACCACTTCCCCCACCAACTGCAAAGCCCCGCTTGACGGTTGGAGCATGGCGGTGCGGCAGTCCTCAACCGCTTTGCATAGAGCCTCTCGATGGTGCCCTGCCATCGTGCCATTGTTCCAGTCGTTACCCATACTCATACCGTAAGCATGTTTTAACAGTCGATTGAAGCACTCCGGCACCTGCACTGGCTGCGCTACTGGAGGGGCGGCGTAGAGCTTGAATCCATCCGGGAAGTTATCCCAATCTGCGCAGCCATCACCAGCTAAACAGATAGCGTGTGCGTGAGGATAATTGCCTTCGTCGTCGCGGGAACCCAAGACAACCTCACCCACCGGCTCCCGCCCTTCGACCGCAATCAGGCGGCGGGCCATTTCTTTAACTTCCCACATTTCAGCATTTGCCGAAGATGATGTTTCATCGTTGTGCTGGAGTAGATTTTCCAGACTTTCTTTGCTCAGTTGTGTCATGGCTTATTCCTCAAACTGCTAATTGCAGTTGCATATCGAACCGGTCACGCTGCTCGCAGTACGCGAGAGAGCCGGGACTATTGTGCGATTCAATGCGCTCGACCATCAGCGCCGCGCGCGTCTCTTTTGATGCTGGGGCGTAGGCACCTGACCATGCTTTGTCGATACCGATATTCCTGGCGACGTTGGTGCTGTCTGCGCTGGCAAGCGGTAGCTTTGTGAAGATCAGCGGGTTAAGCATACGCAGGCCGTGTAATTTCGTTACCGGCTGGCCGTAATCATCAGTGACGTGACGGATAAGGTCTTTCATCCGAGCTACCGCCAGATTCGGGCGCTTAACGTCATAGTCGCCACAGCTGCCAATCGCCACACGCGGATACTCGTTGCAGAGCCTGAAGAATCGATCGTCACTTTCGTTCATGTGCCAGACGGGTACGCCAAAGAATTCGCCATGCGGCCATTCATCCAGTAACGCTTCGTTTTCTTCCTCACCGCCATCGATGACATCCGGGATAATGGCAAAGTCGAAACCTGGGTGATTCTTCCAGCGCGCCACAAACTCGTAATAATCGCTCCAGTCAATTTTGTTTCTACCGGCTGCCTTCCACGCAGTGAACGCCCCATTGTCGAGAGCGAATGACTGGCAGTATTCTGCCGCGAGGTTAATCTGGCCGGAGTGTGCGAACGATATGAAGGCATGCCGTCCTTTCCACGCCTTCAGCGCACACGTATCCGGCGTTATAGGTCCGCCGTGATAGTGGATCATCACTCCCCCTCGATCTGCAATTTGATGCCAGCTGCGGCGCAGGCAGATTTAAACGCTGTCAGCGCTTCCTCGCGGTCGTAGCATTCTCCGTCTGGCGCTGGAGTTAGATACGCTTCGTCAATGTGATAGCCCTCGCAGTCGTAGCGCGTAGGTTCAATAAGATTCACAGTGAGCGTTCGGGCCTCAAGCTCGGCGATTCTGGCTTCCGCTGCATCCGCGCGAGCACGATGTTTCTCAATGGCCGCGCATGCCTGGTCGTAAGCCCACTCTGTCGGCGTGCGGTTTTCATAGCGCTTCTCTGCGGCTTTCACACGTGCCTTAAACTCAGCTATGCGCGACTCTGCGGCTTCCAGCGCCTCTGTCAGCGCCAGCACATTCTCAGGACTGGCTACGTCCTGCCATAAGTCGGATGTGTCGCAGGCTTCTCGGCACATGATTTCTTCCTTAGCCGCCGCTTTCAGCTTCGCCGTCAGTTCGTTGGTGTTAGTCATGGGTGGCCTCAAGTTTTGATTTGCGCAGGGCTTCTTTGTAGCTGGCCTTTGCGGCTTTCTTCGTTGGTTTCCAATCACCGCGAATATCGCAATACGTATCCCAGTACGCGCGTGAGCGGCGAACCATGCGGTATTCCCATTTGTAACGGCCTATTTCGCGATCCTCATAAATAGGAAGTTCTATGCCAAGCCACTCACCAAAGGACTCACAAACTTCAGAGTGCAGATATTCATCGTAACGAGTTCTTTTCTTAGGCTCCGGCAGTGCAGAGATTGCCGCCGCCTCGCCCTTTTCGGTGACGTGATAGAGAGTGCCACCGCCCATAAGATCAGGCGCAGGCCGTGAGGTAGCGAAGCCATCAGAAACCAGCTCTTCCCACTTCTCGTTATCCGTATGGCCCTCACCAGCGAGGAAATAATTACGGTATGGTGTACGGTTACGCTCGCTAATTCCCAGCGCGTGCTGCATGAGTTCAATGCCTGTGCTCATCCCTTCACCTCGTTGCGCAGCTGGGCGGCGAAGTCAGAGCAGAAGTGATGCAAATCAATCGTGTCTTCAATGCTGATCTCTACCTCAGCAATGGAATCTCTTAGCATCTCCACACCATGCGCCCGCTGCTCGGCGATGAATCTATCCGTGGCGGGGGTTTTTATGTCGTTGATTGCATCAGTAAACCCGCCACGCTCCATGCCTAGTTCGGCTTCATAATCCGCATCGAATGAAGCGTCCTTGCAGAACTTCAGCAGCGCGCCATTCTCCGCCACCACATCCGCAAGCTGTGCTGCCAGCTGATCGCGCTCTGATTGCATTCCATTACTTTTTTTCGTTAATCCGATGTAAGCCAAATTAAGCGCTTCAAGCCGGGAAGCTATTTCACCCACTAAATCGGAATAAACACCTGTCTGCTTAATGCTGGTGGCGTAGTTATGCGCCGTTTTGACCAGCTCGATGATGGTCATCTTTGCCATTTGCTCTTTCATTGGCGCGCCTCGCTCAGTTCATTGAAGCGCTTCATGAACAGGCCATAGGCTTGTCCCGGGCGCAGTGGCACAACCTGAATCAGATCCGATGCGGGAACGCCTTCAAGGATCAGCCACGGCGTACCGTCATCAATCTCCAGATCACGGCGTTCGGTGGCCAGCATGGTGAGATCGGCATATTTCACCAGGTCGGACTGATGCAGGGGCAACCCGAACTTAGAGCGGATCAGGTCATCAACGAGCGTTTCGATCCGGCGGTAATCCGGCAGCAGCCTTTTCAGCGGCGCGGGTATGTCCTGGCAGTAGGCTTCAGCGGCGTCATGCATCAGCGCTTCAAAGGCGTATTCCTGCGGCACTATCTGGCTGCACAGAACCGAGTGCTGCGCTACGCTGTAAAATTCCGGCAGGTGACCGGCGAAGCGGCAAATATTGGACAGGGCAGTGGCGATGTCCTCAATATCAACATCGTCAGTTTGCGCGTTCAGGTAATCAAAATGCTTACCGCTCAGGGTTTGAATAAAGGACATCGTTATTTCTCCGTGTTATTTCGCGCTGCACCGCGTCGAATTTTGGTTGCAGCAACCCAACCCATTGCGATGGGTTGGGTTGCTGCTGAGTTTTTACGCTGCTGGTTTTTGGTCTTGCGGATCTTTATAAGAGAGGAGTTCGCACAGGCCGTTTACCACCTTACTGAACTGGAAAAGATCGGCACCTGCCTGATGCCGCCATTGATATGCCCGGTCATCTTCTGGATTGAAGGTGTGATCCTGGGTGTCAATACGGCGGAAGTGGAAGTTTTCCGTAAGCAGGAAATGCACACCCGCACCGACGAGTTCCATCTGGTCAACTGTAAATCCGCTATTCAGGCTCTCGATGATCTCTGCCGCAACTGAATTATGTTCAGCTGAGTAGCGAATAGTTTCCTTCTGATCTGCGTGTCTTGAGAGTTGGATATAGTCACCAACAGCGAAACCATCGAACGCTTCGCTGTTACCGGCCAGGTGATTCTGCAAGCGAGTTGTCAAGCCGTTCTTTATGTCGCTGATATGGATCGTTTCGGTCTTAACGGAACCAATTACCTTAATCAGGAGTGCGCAGGCCAGCGAGGCCATATTTTTGTTCGAAGTGTTGATCACCAGAAGGTTATCGGCGGAGTTATACAGCGCCAGGATGAGGGAGGATTTAACGAAAGCCTTTTTGCACAGATCGACTTTCACCTGAGCAGCAATCTGGCGGCGCTCGATACGCTTTACTTTTTCGCCTCTGAGCAGCTCTACTTTGTTGACGCGCTCCTGCGTTTCGCGAACTACAACCTGCGCAGGTAATATTTTCTGATCATGGCGAATCACGATCGCATATCCGCCAGTAAGCGGGGTGACAAGTTCGCCTGTAACCGGATTTGGCACGAATGACGCACGGGAAAACTCGGTTTCGCCAATATCGCTGTAGGGCAGCTCCAGCAGGTGACCCTCAACTGCTTCAATGCTTGGCAGCGTAGCCCGATAAACTATGGCGCTGCGGAATTTGGATAATTTCATTGGTTCGATCCTCTGCACAAGGGGTTAGTTTCTCCACACAACACAGAAGAGCACCTGCACAATACCGCGACTGCAATCGCCTTATGTACCCGGGTGGATTGGGTTATGAGCCCGTCGCCCGGTGATGCTCTTGTGTGTAGCGTAAAAAAGTGCGGCATCCTCACGGGTAAAGATCAGATGCCGCCAAAGACAGCAGTTGGCATTTTTTGGCTGTGACACCGGGGCGCTACACCCGCTTACTTCCCGCCGCTCTGTTTTGGTATTGGTCACCAGTACCTGTGACTCAGCCGATTTACGGGTCTTTGCGTCGGCCGGCGCTGCAGCTCGCTTGAGCACATCACAACTGGAAGCGCACTCCAGCAAGTTCATACCTGTCACCCATAACCGATAAGTAAGGGAGTGCGCTTTCATGTTGCGTGCCTGTCTTTTCACCACATCAGGCTCGGTGGATCCTGCTATTCCCCAACAACAAGGATTCGGTTAATCTGGATATCCCCCACAACAAAAAGAGTATTCAAAAGTGATTGCTGAGCTATCTATGGCGCTGTCCGCTCTGAAAGAAACCACAGGTCTTGTTAAAGTCATTAATGACGCTAAGAATGATGCTGAAATTAAAGCTGCTACTTTCGAGCTACAAAACAAACTACTGATGCTTCAGTCTGAATGCTTTTCTCTTGGAGATGTATTGCATTCAAAAAACGATCAAATTGCTCTACTCCATTCACAACTTGATGAATTTAAAAATTTTTCAGATCAATCAAATGGTTACAAATTAATTAAGTTAGAATGTGAAACAATTGTTTATGCAATGCTTGTTACATATCCATCTGGTGGTCAGCAGGTATTTTACGCATGTTCAAATTGCTTCAATAAAAAGCAGCTAACGCATTTGCAACCTAAAACACCTTCAACATCACACTGTTTCGGTGAAGTTTTTTGCCCGTCTTGTCAGAATCAATACTTAATCGATAAGAAGGAATATCCAGATTTTTAAAGAACTTTGTGCCGTCAGTAATATTTTTATTTCTTGCGAATCATCCGGTCATTCATACGCCACCGGCGGCTACTTCGTGGGCGTCCTGCCTATTCGCTGTTGCTTGTAGGTACATTATGTACCGCATGGGTACATTGTCAAGCATAAAAAAACCCGCTTAACGCGGGCTCAAGTTAAAATTAATTTTTATGCAGGTATCGTCGTGGCTTGCCTGAAAAGATCACCGTTCCGATTATGGAGCAGTTGCCATCTATCTTTATGTAAGGCTCAGGCCAGCTTTGATTCAATGCCTTCAGATATTTACTGCAACCATCTTCAATCAATCTCTTGAAGGTGGTTTCTCCGGAATCGTGCATAAGCGCTATTACATCATCGCCATGACTTGCCGGGATCTCTGGGTCAACAAAAATCATGTCTCCAGGTCGATACTCATCGATCATGGAGTCGCCAATCACACGCAAGATATATGTCATGGGGCCGCACGGCACAGGGCACGGATAAGTTTCAACGCTACTCAAGTCCACCTCAGCAAAGCCAGCTTCCGTCCATGCTCCTGCCTGCACCCAGGAAATAACCGGAACTAATGTAATATTTCTATTAGTGTCTGATACGTCAGGACTTTTTGCAACGTTAGTAGTTTGATGTTCCTGATCCAACCATCCTAAAGGCAAATTGAAACATTTTTCAATATGGCGCGCCATCGCATCACCGATATTTTTAGACGCCCCATCCCCCATAAACCTGCTGGTCTGGGTAGGTTCTCTGTCGATCATGGTGGCGAAGTAAGTGTTCCCGCCGACACCGTCACGCAGTTTTCTGGCGTTTAACCGCCTAATTTCCTGAATCGTTTTCATCCCAGAATTAAACATTGCGTACCTTAAGGGTACAAGTACCTTGTGGGTTCATATTATTCGTGTAATATGTACACAGGAGGTACATATTATGAAAGAGTATTGGGACTCTTTATCCAAAGAGCAGCAGTGCGAATTAGCTGTAAGCGT
It encodes the following:
- a CDS encoding tyrosine-type recombinase/integrase, whose amino-acid sequence is MVKAIYPTGVENHGGSLRIWFSYKGKRVRENLGVPDTIKNRKIAGELRTSVCFAIRTGTFDYAAQFPESPHLKTFGVGKKEITVKELEDKWLDLKKMEISSNALNRYESVVRNVVPRIGWGRLVASVTKEELLYIRKDLLTGHQTPMKGKTPAKGRSVVTVNYYMTTIAGMFQFAADHGYLEANPFEGIKPLKKARVEPDPLTRDEFIRLIDACRHQQTKNLWSLAVYTGVRHGELLSLAWEDIDLKAGTITIRRNYTKLGEFTLPKTDASTNRVIHLIEPAVSVLKNQAEMTRLGKQHQIDVQLREYGRAEKHDCTFVFNPQLVRRSDQVGFVYKVDSIGDSWDAAVKRAGIRHRKAYQSRHTYACWSLSAGANPSFIASQMGHASAQMVFNVYGAWMADSSTEQIAMLNQKLGDFAPSMPHRPQGSSGAFLKSVS
- the cmoA gene encoding carboxy-S-adenosyl-L-methionine synthase CmoA, whose product is MPHRDTLFSAPIASLGDWTFDERVAEVFPDMIQRSVPGYSNIISMIGMLAGRFVTPNTQVYDLGCSLGAATLSVRRNIAHDGCKIIAVDNSSAMIERCRRHIEAFKAPTPVQVVEGDIRAVRIENASMVVLNFTLQFLEPAERQALLDNIYQGLIPGGALVLSEKFSFEDAQVGELLFNMHHDFKRANGYSELEISQKRSMLENVMLTDSVETHKARLHKAGFEHSELWFQCFNFGSLVALKAGDAQ
- a CDS encoding MAPEG family protein translates to MVSALYAVLSVLLLVKFSIDVVRLRMQYRVSLGDGGYSELQTAIRIHGNAVEYLPVGLILLLFMEMNGAETWMVHFCGLLLVSGRLMHYYGLHHHLFFWRRSAMSATWCALILLVLANLWYMPWELVFSLH
- a CDS encoding DUF72 domain-containing protein; the encoded protein is MFKISKLVSVARHVNCVEGNTTLYALPKAEIVARWHDQTHDDFRFCFKFPATISHQAALRNCEDLTQEFFTRLSPLEHRLGQYWLQLPATFGPQALPALWDFLDGLPKAFTYGVEVRHAEFFAKGEAETQLNRGLHMRGVNRVILDSRPVHSAIPSNQAIIDAQRKKPKLPVHAVVTASDPMVRFIGSDDMAQNRALFDVWLQKLPLWEQNSTPWLFLHTPDIAHAPELVDTLWSSLRAAMPSVGPAPSIPQQSSLF
- the cmoB gene encoding tRNA 5-methoxyuridine(34)/uridine 5-oxyacetic acid(34) synthase CmoB — translated: MIEFGNFYQLIAKNHLSHWLETLPAQIASWQREALHGQFKQWNNAVEFLPEMTPYRLDLLHSVTAESETPLSDGQIRRIETLLRNLMPWRKGPFSLYGVDINTEWRSDWKWDRVLPHLSDLTGRTILDVGCGSGYHLWRMIGAGAHLAVGIDPMQLFLCQFEAVRKLLGNDQRAHLLPLGIEQLPALNAFDTVFSMGVLYHRRSPLEHLWQLKDQLVKDGELVLETLVIEGDENAVLVPGDRYAQMRNVYFIPSALALKNWLEKCGFVDVRIADVSVTSVEEQRRTDWMITESLAEFLDPLDASKTVEGYPAPQRAVLIARKP
- a CDS encoding VOC family protein, which encodes MADWQTIDELHDISADLPRFTQALTELATRLGLDIAPLDADHISLRCHQNATAERWRAGLEQCGELLSETLINGRPICLFTLHEPVRVAHWQFRVVELPWPGEKRYPHEGWEHIEIVLPGDPESLNARALALLADEGLSQPGIFVKTSSPKGARERLPNPTLAVTDGKVTIKFHPWSIEDIVASER
- the cutC gene encoding copper homeostasis protein CutC; translation: MALLEICCYSEESAIVAEQHGADRIELCAAPKEGGLTVSYGVLKRVRQSVTIPVHPIVRPRGGDFCYSEAEFSAMLEDIALIKSLGYPGVVTGVLDEDANVDIPRMRQIMDAAAGMAVTFHRAFDMCQKPLEAFEKLADLGVARILTSGQQASAEQGLSLITELKAQSGVPIIMAGAGVRPSNLERFLDAGIAEVHSSAGRWTPSPMRYRHSGLSMSSDASADEYSRYGVDGDAVSEMKAMIARHRFC
- a CDS encoding excisionase family protein — its product is MQEVIQLAPNEWVCESVLITVTGLKPGTILRARKECWMVGREYIHVSPDGNPKPSSECMYNRKAVDAWVASLRNKQPG